A portion of the Leptospira terpstrae serovar Hualin str. LT 11-33 = ATCC 700639 genome contains these proteins:
- a CDS encoding AraC family transcriptional regulator: MNLIPFAGFVVAVLLAVSHGIETFQQMGESKNGHSPKMPPQKLFEVNFYFRSFYRFTSTFLFLALAILQFHIYGELTREINSFPFLFGIHIPFLLLIGPLSYIYFEEMSGGEIYKIRFYHFLPSILSLIFVYLLRPKNFELPLLHSQISIENFFYLTIIESLLSIGVVSIFIYTVSIMIRVFRWKFDFKKSIESSFIPFLFLLIYSLSVVVLFVLSQVLFMQLFLLACIGLTSLLVLILLLKINGKELISNFKKETRSVRYKESRVNGINVNQVLQRLDDLMNLDHLYLNEDLSLPILSKRLGLHTHQLSEILNSMLGCTFRNYINQFRLQEAARLLLEKPDMTILSVIYASGFNSKSSFHKLFQERFGISPQHYRSKID; this comes from the coding sequence ATGAATTTGATTCCGTTTGCCGGATTTGTCGTGGCAGTTTTACTTGCAGTTTCTCATGGGATAGAAACGTTTCAACAAATGGGTGAGAGTAAAAATGGCCACTCTCCAAAAATGCCACCGCAAAAATTGTTTGAAGTTAATTTTTATTTCAGATCTTTCTATCGTTTTACTTCTACGTTTCTCTTCCTTGCCCTTGCCATTTTGCAATTCCACATCTACGGTGAGTTGACTAGAGAAATCAATTCCTTCCCCTTCCTTTTTGGAATTCATATTCCATTCCTTCTTTTGATTGGACCTTTAAGTTATATTTATTTTGAAGAAATGAGTGGAGGTGAAATTTACAAAATTCGTTTCTACCATTTTTTGCCGAGTATACTTTCTTTAATCTTTGTTTACCTGCTACGTCCCAAGAATTTTGAACTGCCACTACTACATTCGCAGATATCTATTGAAAATTTTTTTTACCTTACTATAATTGAATCACTACTGAGCATTGGAGTTGTATCAATTTTTATATATACTGTATCGATCATGATACGGGTGTTTCGATGGAAATTTGATTTTAAAAAAAGTATAGAATCTTCCTTTATTCCTTTTTTATTTTTGTTAATTTATTCCTTGTCTGTTGTTGTTTTGTTCGTTTTGTCTCAGGTTTTATTTATGCAATTGTTTCTCCTCGCTTGTATTGGGCTAACCTCTCTTTTAGTTTTGATACTATTATTAAAAATAAACGGTAAAGAACTCATTTCAAATTTCAAAAAGGAAACACGTTCTGTACGTTATAAAGAAAGTCGTGTGAATGGAATCAATGTAAATCAAGTTTTGCAAAGATTGGATGACTTGATGAATCTGGATCATTTGTATTTGAACGAAGACTTAAGTTTGCCTATTCTTTCTAAACGTTTAGGACTACATACACACCAACTTTCAGAAATCTTAAATTCTATGTTGGGTTGTACATTTCGTAACTATATTAATCAATTTCGGTTGCAAGAAGCTGCAAGGCTTCTTTTGGAAAAACCTGATATGACAATATTGAGTGTGATTTATGCCTCTGGATTCAATTCTAAATCTTCATTTCATAAACTTTTCCAAGAACGATTTGGTATTTCGCCACAGCATTATCGTTCAAAAATAGATTAA
- a CDS encoding DJ-1/PfpI family protein: protein MNLNHTTIPRKSSSRVRRRFLSHITFFVILTLGFGAIKLLGQTNKDQKTYLQKISVKPPHKKPVIVVIGENKYTELTDFIVPYGVLKRANIAEVYAVAPNKGKMEMFPSLSIEITTSIEDFDTLHPEGADLVIVPAIHNMENKTIIQWIQKQNKLSASIAGICDGVWTLAHAGLLKDKKATGHWYSIPELTKSFPDTDWIKNKRYLQDKNIITTSGVTASIPFSLALVESIGGEKKAMEIGNELGVSHWDSTHDSEKFHLGWKQYLTAAKNLIAFWSYETIGIFIYDGIDEISLALVADAYSRTYKSKAVTISSSQVTVITKSGIQFVSDSQENLSNQVQNLKEIPKNTKASQELIDTLSEIERRYGMLTKQFVAMQLEFSIQQ, encoded by the coding sequence ATGAATTTAAACCACACAACAATTCCCCGAAAATCATCTTCCCGAGTCAGACGACGATTTCTGAGTCATATAACTTTTTTTGTGATTTTAACTCTTGGTTTCGGTGCCATCAAACTGTTAGGGCAAACAAACAAAGACCAAAAAACCTATTTACAGAAAATTTCAGTTAAACCACCGCACAAAAAACCCGTCATAGTTGTGATTGGCGAAAACAAATATACAGAACTAACTGATTTCATAGTTCCCTATGGAGTCCTTAAAAGGGCCAACATTGCAGAAGTGTATGCAGTTGCACCTAACAAAGGAAAAATGGAAATGTTTCCTTCCTTATCTATCGAAATTACCACTTCAATAGAAGACTTTGATACTCTACATCCGGAAGGAGCAGATCTTGTGATCGTTCCCGCCATTCATAACATGGAGAACAAAACTATAATCCAATGGATTCAAAAACAAAACAAATTGAGTGCCTCTATTGCAGGAATTTGTGATGGAGTGTGGACATTGGCTCATGCGGGTTTGTTAAAAGACAAAAAAGCCACCGGACATTGGTATTCAATACCCGAACTAACAAAATCGTTTCCAGACACGGATTGGATCAAAAACAAAAGATACCTTCAAGATAAAAATATCATCACAACTTCTGGAGTTACCGCTTCCATTCCTTTCTCATTAGCTCTCGTAGAATCCATAGGTGGAGAAAAGAAAGCCATGGAAATAGGAAACGAACTAGGTGTTTCCCACTGGGATTCAACGCATGATAGCGAAAAATTTCATTTAGGTTGGAAACAATATCTAACTGCCGCAAAAAACCTGATTGCCTTTTGGAGTTACGAAACCATAGGAATTTTTATCTATGATGGCATTGATGAAATCTCTTTAGCTTTAGTTGCGGATGCCTACTCTCGTACATATAAATCAAAAGCGGTAACAATTTCAAGTTCACAGGTCACAGTCATTACGAAATCAGGAATCCAGTTCGTTTCTGATTCTCAAGAGAATCTTTCAAATCAAGTACAAAACCTTAAAGAAATTCCAAAGAATACAAAGGCGAGCCAAGAATTAATCGATACACTGTCGGAGATTGAAAGAAGATACGGAATGCTCACAAAGCAATTTGTTGCGATGCAATTAGAGTTTTCCATCCAACAATGA
- a CDS encoding methyl-accepting chemotaxis protein, whose translation MHSKLKLYFILSFLVFGLVLLSCMTIVLQIQNSLPKNLTPIIATEIILLVVIGFLFGLILSSWFGKIFGKLEAAFKEVGLGNLQVRLIFKKNDLLSEFYTSFHRMLQAQGELIQHIKTSADTLSSDSQEMKLVTLDFATNLQSQSAATEEVSASIEEISGVAVSISNIAENNSQSMSNLTSEVDRLSVAIDKTGEYVEGTLDSIKNIIDRAEAGKNTLRTMNEAMDNLSNSSLEISKTVDVISKISEQVNMLALNASIEAARAGDAGRGFAVVAEEVSKLAERTAGAVKGIDSLMKKNQNDVSLGRERIEKTTMEIQEIIGNIDSISGKITEVHSAVNMQKELKNKLLKEAIFVKERSEEIKEAVTEHKTATNEVMASVASISQSSFSNSESSDLLAGKITAIANTADKLISMVDLFKTDVTSDESSISERDEATHKLQFRSEIGSIYYVKEKDLLEVVWTPNFSEDKYTEILNEALNIIHKYNIRKWLADTRRMGLVTRSAQEWVNVNWFPKASNSSLRKMAVVVPNSALAAISIDDQTLKTGNVELKSVPSLETGITWLND comes from the coding sequence ATGCATTCAAAACTAAAACTATATTTCATTCTTTCCTTTTTGGTCTTTGGCTTAGTTTTGCTTTCCTGCATGACTATCGTTTTGCAGATACAAAACTCCCTGCCAAAAAACCTAACACCAATCATTGCAACAGAAATCATACTTCTTGTGGTCATTGGATTTCTCTTCGGTTTGATCTTAAGTTCTTGGTTTGGTAAAATCTTTGGGAAGTTGGAAGCTGCCTTTAAGGAAGTGGGACTTGGAAATTTGCAAGTTCGACTCATATTCAAAAAAAATGATCTATTGTCTGAATTTTACACGAGTTTTCATAGAATGTTACAAGCACAAGGAGAACTCATACAACATATCAAAACATCGGCAGACACTCTATCTTCTGATTCACAAGAAATGAAGTTAGTAACTCTTGACTTTGCAACAAACTTACAATCCCAGTCAGCAGCAACTGAAGAAGTATCGGCTTCCATAGAGGAAATTTCAGGAGTAGCTGTTTCCATTTCAAACATAGCGGAAAACAACTCACAAAGCATGAGTAACCTAACGTCAGAAGTAGATCGACTATCAGTTGCGATTGACAAAACAGGAGAGTATGTAGAAGGAACTCTAGATTCTATTAAAAACATAATTGATCGCGCAGAAGCGGGAAAAAATACACTTCGCACAATGAATGAAGCAATGGACAATTTGTCCAACAGTTCCCTTGAAATTTCTAAAACTGTAGATGTAATTTCGAAAATTAGCGAACAAGTCAATATGCTTGCCCTCAACGCATCAATCGAAGCTGCACGTGCAGGTGATGCAGGAAGAGGATTCGCTGTTGTTGCAGAAGAGGTATCAAAACTTGCAGAACGAACTGCAGGTGCCGTCAAAGGGATCGATTCTTTAATGAAAAAGAATCAAAATGATGTTTCTTTGGGTAGAGAACGAATTGAAAAAACCACAATGGAAATTCAAGAAATCATTGGTAACATTGATTCTATTTCTGGAAAAATAACAGAAGTTCATTCTGCAGTAAATATGCAAAAAGAATTAAAAAACAAATTACTCAAAGAAGCAATCTTTGTAAAAGAACGATCTGAAGAAATCAAAGAAGCTGTTACCGAACACAAAACAGCAACAAACGAAGTAATGGCATCTGTTGCCTCAATTAGCCAATCGTCCTTTAGTAATTCTGAAAGTAGCGACCTACTTGCTGGAAAAATCACGGCAATTGCAAACACTGCAGACAAACTGATTTCAATGGTCGATCTTTTCAAAACAGATGTTACTTCCGATGAATCGTCGATTTCAGAGAGAGATGAAGCTACCCACAAACTTCAATTCCGATCAGAAATCGGTAGTATATATTATGTGAAAGAAAAAGATTTATTGGAAGTAGTTTGGACGCCAAACTTCAGTGAAGATAAATATACAGAAATCTTAAACGAAGCATTAAACATTATACACAAATATAACATCCGCAAGTGGCTTGCCGATACTAGAAGGATGGGACTAGTAACTCGTTCCGCACAAGAATGGGTAAACGTCAATTGGTTTCCCAAAGCAAGTAATTCCAGCCTCCGAAAGATGGCAGTAGTTGTACCAAACTCTGCACTGGCCGCTATCTCTATTGATGACCAAACTTTGAAAACAGGAAATGTAGAACTAAAATCGGTACCAAGTTTAGAAACAGGAATAACTTGGTTAAACGACTAA
- a CDS encoding DUF4334 domain-containing protein yields MYKKIGLGYNLIMNTNEKKFNEMRSKKNNSVNDSFALFDALENVSIEDTIGQWHGSGFHTSHTMDGALETFNWYGKEFVDPDNVHPLVFKSFGKTLFKVNPSLMPVRLATIIPSTSLWPLRYLFLLVRFLFQTSKSKARVRRIEFRGQLTAAMIYDNLPIHDVFKKVNQNTLFGCMDYKGMNQPFFFVLERDK; encoded by the coding sequence GGCTTAGGTTACAATTTAATTATGAATACAAATGAAAAAAAGTTTAACGAAATGCGTAGTAAAAAGAACAATTCCGTTAACGATTCGTTCGCACTCTTTGACGCACTTGAAAACGTTTCTATAGAAGATACTATTGGCCAGTGGCATGGATCGGGATTCCATACATCTCATACGATGGATGGTGCATTGGAAACATTCAATTGGTATGGTAAAGAATTTGTCGACCCAGACAATGTTCACCCGCTGGTGTTTAAGTCTTTTGGTAAAACATTATTTAAAGTAAATCCATCCCTAATGCCTGTTCGGTTGGCAACCATAATCCCTTCCACAAGCTTATGGCCATTGCGGTATTTATTTTTATTGGTTCGGTTTTTGTTCCAAACTTCCAAATCAAAAGCTCGTGTCAGAAGAATAGAATTTCGTGGGCAACTCACTGCCGCCATGATCTACGATAATCTTCCAATTCATGACGTATTTAAAAAAGTAAATCAAAATACTTTGTTTGGATGTATGGATTACAAAGGAATGAATCAACCTTTTTTCTTTGTTTTGGAACGAGATAAATAG